A single Camelus bactrianus isolate YW-2024 breed Bactrian camel chromosome 1, ASM4877302v1, whole genome shotgun sequence DNA region contains:
- the PP2D1 gene encoding protein phosphatase 2C-like domain-containing protein 1 isoform X1: MDINNAFRMFWKPRQLTMRKPTSDSDEEVPLSWRRKYFRKKRRPSKDSENHKDQDNTQTVTFPCSICNHEIDLPRIFFHKKQHVALAMLGFQWMGGKKPGLSVIATQRQSIIAKLLSSSAFTEKTLQSINSAFELLRKKQIPSYYKIIDNIPKSSTYSQKICHLLIKGVAICEDRNSMWRVDMNDKFTIVNNFGNKPNVCFFGLFDGHHGASAADLTSVEFPVLLLHQLSTLDPSYQMTSDEQSIIDSFHTVFREDYTAVEDLFSRKRKTRELKGEYEKIHKAFAKVFWRMDRLLRLGRKEASRVRWSGCSAVTCLLEGNVKNPYAERSWRRMGGHDGLADRFPSQEMPQVISGVLHIANTGLTSSGSLRVFPFRTSCSSGITQCVFSSDWLLSLSTFWRFCHVVTCNVQAVLCRNGKGFCLTKEHTMQNINERRRVLQNGAVSSSNEPYGLVEEQIKTTRGLGFHGNPKLKKFIIPAPQTISVPIDDLCQFLILATNGLWEVLDIKEATALTMTAFHVYTETRSTTGNKLSTSTGPLLSPINEQNASKSETNIHIVFQSKSEFEECVSTTNSKERSDSKDSEHFTCNPGPCSEKETDEPTSMDSVPKDASDKEKKSYHKSFYEGAAEYISRELVNAALAAGSRDNITVMVILLSGSEYQFQM, encoded by the exons ATGGACATTAATAATGCTTTCAG AATGTTTTGGAAACCTAGGCAACTGACTATGAGAAAACCGACAAGTGATTCAGATGAGGAAGTCCCGCTTTCATGGAGGAGAAAGTATTTTAGGAAGAAGAGGAGACCCTCAAAAGACTCTGAAAACCACAAGGACCAGGACAATACGCAGACAGTCACATTCCCCTGTTCCATATGCAACCATGAAATTGACCTGCCTAGAATTTTCTTCCATAAAAAGCAGCACGTGGCCCTGGCCATGCTGGGCTTTCAGTGGATGGGCGGAAAGAAGCCGGGGCTCTCAGTGATTGCCACTCAGAGACAGTCCATCATCGCTAAGCTGTTGTCATCTTCTGCATTCACTGAAAAGACCTTACAAAGCATTAATAGTGCTTTCGAGCTACTCCGGAAGAAGCAGATACCATCATACTATAAGATAATTGACAACATTCCCAAGAGTTCCACATACTCTCAGAAAATCTGCCACCTATTAATTAAAGGAGTAGCCATCTGTGAAGACAGGAATTCTATGTGGAGGGTTGACATGAACGATAAATTCACGATAGTGAATAATTTTGGCAACAAGCCCAACgtgtgtttttttggtttgtttgatgGCCATCACGGGGCCTCAGCGGCAGACCTGACATCCGTGGAATTCCCAGTTTTACTTCTCCATCAGCTCTCCACACTTGATCCTTCCTACCAAATGACCTCTGACGAGCAAAGCATAATCGATTCCTTTCACACAGTGTTCAGGGAAGACTACACGGCTGTAGAAGACCTCttctccagaaagagaaagacaagagaGTTGAAAGGGGAGTATGAGAAGATACACAAAGCCTTTGCAAAAGTGTTTTGGAGGATGGACAGGCTTTTACGTCTCGGGAGGAAAGAAGCCTCCAGGGTTCGATGGAGTGGCTGTTCTGCGGTGACTTGTCTGTTGGAAGGCAACGTTAAAAATCCCTATGCTGAGAGGAGTTGGAGAAGGATGGGCGGCCATGATGGTTTGGCAGACAGGTTCCCTTCCCAGGAGATGCCACAAGTCATTTCCGGAGTACTACACATTGCAAACACGG GTCTAACCTCCAGTGGGTCTCTACGTGTTTTCCCATTCCGGACGTCCTGTAgcagtggaatcacacagtgtgtGTTCTCttctgactggcttctttcacttagcacgtTTTGGAGGTTCTGCCACGTTGTAACAT gTAACGTGCAAGCAGTCTtatgcagaaatggaaaaggcTTTTGCCTAACCAAAGAACACACCATGCaaaacataaatgaaagaagaagaGTACTGCAGAACGGAGCAGTAAGTAGCTCAAATGAACCATATGGGCTTGTAGaagagcaaataaaaaccacacgAGGACTTGGGTTTCATGGAAATCCCAAACTGAAAAAATTCATTATCCCAGCACCTCAAACTATTTCTGTCCCTATCGATGACTTATGTCAATTCCTTATCTTAGCTACCAATGGGCTCTGGGAAGTTCTGGATATAAAGGAAGCCACTGCACTGACAATGACAGCATTTCACGTGTATACAGAAACACGTTCTACCACAGGAAACAAACTGTCAACATCCACGGGGCCCCTGCTTTCCCCAATCAACGAACAAAACGCATCTAAATCAGAAACCAATATCCACATAGTATTTCAGAGCAAATCTGAATTTGAAGAATGTGTGTCAACTACAAATTCAAAAGAAAGGTCGGACTCAAAAGATTCTGAACATTTCACTTGTAACCCTGGTCCCTGCAGTGAGAAAGAAACTGATGAACCAACCAGCATGGACAGTGTGCCAAAAGATGCaagtgacaaagaaaaaaaatcttaccatAAGAGTTTCTACGAAGGAGCTGCTGAGTACATTAGCCGTGAACTTGTGAACGCTGCTTTAGCGGCTGGCTCCAGAGACAACATTACAGTTATGGTAATACTGCTCAGCGGAAGTGAGTATCAGTTTCAAATGTAA
- the PP2D1 gene encoding protein phosphatase 2C-like domain-containing protein 1 isoform X2 yields MDINNAFRMFWKPRQLTMRKPTSDSDEEVPLSWRRKYFRKKRRPSKDSENHKDQDNTQTVTFPCSICNHEIDLPRIFFHKKQHVALAMLGFQWMGGKKPGLSVIATQRQSIIAKLLSSSAFTEKTLQSINSAFELLRKKQIPSYYKIIDNIPKSSTYSQKICHLLIKGVAICEDRNSMWRVDMNDKFTIVNNFGNKPNVCFFGLFDGHHGASAADLTSVEFPVLLLHQLSTLDPSYQMTSDEQSIIDSFHTVFREDYTAVEDLFSRKRKTRELKGEYEKIHKAFAKVFWRMDRLLRLGRKEASRVRWSGCSAVTCLLEGNVKNPYAERSWRRMGGHDGLADRFPSQEMPQVISGVLHIANTGNVQAVLCRNGKGFCLTKEHTMQNINERRRVLQNGAVSSSNEPYGLVEEQIKTTRGLGFHGNPKLKKFIIPAPQTISVPIDDLCQFLILATNGLWEVLDIKEATALTMTAFHVYTETRSTTGNKLSTSTGPLLSPINEQNASKSETNIHIVFQSKSEFEECVSTTNSKERSDSKDSEHFTCNPGPCSEKETDEPTSMDSVPKDASDKEKKSYHKSFYEGAAEYISRELVNAALAAGSRDNITVMVILLSGSEYQFQM; encoded by the exons ATGGACATTAATAATGCTTTCAG AATGTTTTGGAAACCTAGGCAACTGACTATGAGAAAACCGACAAGTGATTCAGATGAGGAAGTCCCGCTTTCATGGAGGAGAAAGTATTTTAGGAAGAAGAGGAGACCCTCAAAAGACTCTGAAAACCACAAGGACCAGGACAATACGCAGACAGTCACATTCCCCTGTTCCATATGCAACCATGAAATTGACCTGCCTAGAATTTTCTTCCATAAAAAGCAGCACGTGGCCCTGGCCATGCTGGGCTTTCAGTGGATGGGCGGAAAGAAGCCGGGGCTCTCAGTGATTGCCACTCAGAGACAGTCCATCATCGCTAAGCTGTTGTCATCTTCTGCATTCACTGAAAAGACCTTACAAAGCATTAATAGTGCTTTCGAGCTACTCCGGAAGAAGCAGATACCATCATACTATAAGATAATTGACAACATTCCCAAGAGTTCCACATACTCTCAGAAAATCTGCCACCTATTAATTAAAGGAGTAGCCATCTGTGAAGACAGGAATTCTATGTGGAGGGTTGACATGAACGATAAATTCACGATAGTGAATAATTTTGGCAACAAGCCCAACgtgtgtttttttggtttgtttgatgGCCATCACGGGGCCTCAGCGGCAGACCTGACATCCGTGGAATTCCCAGTTTTACTTCTCCATCAGCTCTCCACACTTGATCCTTCCTACCAAATGACCTCTGACGAGCAAAGCATAATCGATTCCTTTCACACAGTGTTCAGGGAAGACTACACGGCTGTAGAAGACCTCttctccagaaagagaaagacaagagaGTTGAAAGGGGAGTATGAGAAGATACACAAAGCCTTTGCAAAAGTGTTTTGGAGGATGGACAGGCTTTTACGTCTCGGGAGGAAAGAAGCCTCCAGGGTTCGATGGAGTGGCTGTTCTGCGGTGACTTGTCTGTTGGAAGGCAACGTTAAAAATCCCTATGCTGAGAGGAGTTGGAGAAGGATGGGCGGCCATGATGGTTTGGCAGACAGGTTCCCTTCCCAGGAGATGCCACAAGTCATTTCCGGAGTACTACACATTGCAAACACGG gTAACGTGCAAGCAGTCTtatgcagaaatggaaaaggcTTTTGCCTAACCAAAGAACACACCATGCaaaacataaatgaaagaagaagaGTACTGCAGAACGGAGCAGTAAGTAGCTCAAATGAACCATATGGGCTTGTAGaagagcaaataaaaaccacacgAGGACTTGGGTTTCATGGAAATCCCAAACTGAAAAAATTCATTATCCCAGCACCTCAAACTATTTCTGTCCCTATCGATGACTTATGTCAATTCCTTATCTTAGCTACCAATGGGCTCTGGGAAGTTCTGGATATAAAGGAAGCCACTGCACTGACAATGACAGCATTTCACGTGTATACAGAAACACGTTCTACCACAGGAAACAAACTGTCAACATCCACGGGGCCCCTGCTTTCCCCAATCAACGAACAAAACGCATCTAAATCAGAAACCAATATCCACATAGTATTTCAGAGCAAATCTGAATTTGAAGAATGTGTGTCAACTACAAATTCAAAAGAAAGGTCGGACTCAAAAGATTCTGAACATTTCACTTGTAACCCTGGTCCCTGCAGTGAGAAAGAAACTGATGAACCAACCAGCATGGACAGTGTGCCAAAAGATGCaagtgacaaagaaaaaaaatcttaccatAAGAGTTTCTACGAAGGAGCTGCTGAGTACATTAGCCGTGAACTTGTGAACGCTGCTTTAGCGGCTGGCTCCAGAGACAACATTACAGTTATGGTAATACTGCTCAGCGGAAGTGAGTATCAGTTTCAAATGTAA